In one Aquila chrysaetos chrysaetos chromosome 24, bAquChr1.4, whole genome shotgun sequence genomic region, the following are encoded:
- the CAMK1G gene encoding calcium/calmodulin-dependent protein kinase type 1G isoform X2: MGRKEEDDSSSWKKQTSNIRKTFIFMEALGSGAFSEVFLVKQRSTGKLFALKCIKKSPLTRDSSLENEIAVLKKIKHENIVTLEDIYESTTHFYLVMQLVSGGELFDRILERGVYTEKDASVVIHQVLTAVKYLHENGIVHRDLKPENLLYLTPEENSKIMITDFGLSKMEQNGIMSTACGTPGYVAPEVLAQKPYSKAVDCWSIGVITYILLCGYPPFYEETESKLFEKIKEGYYEFESPFWDDISESAKDFIRHLLEKNPNTRFTCEEALRHPWINGNTALHRDIYPSVSAQIQKNFAKSKWRQAFNAAAVVHHMKKLHMNGHAAAESTLPVIQVSEASRPNTPTVGTQPATPNKDKDASLPLVPTESCPNRPTQLEQDTGMREEKLQSHSDNGPLPTGSSLVLPDNHSPPTRTSCGCSPACMGHEKTKTSFCSETVLLKKSAKSHHFKSEVLVPMKTSKHSSHCGTGQTGVCLIM; the protein is encoded by the exons ATGGGTCGTAAGGAAGAGGATGACAGCAGCTCCTGGAAGAAACAGACGAGCAACATCcgaaaaacattcattttcatggaGGCCCTGGGATC aggtgccttttcagaagttttcctAGTGAAGCAAAGAAGCACTGGCAAGCTCTTTGCTCTGAAATGCATCAAGAAGTCTCCTCTCACAAGGGATAGCAGCTTGGAGAATGAAATTGCAGTGTTGAAAAA AATAAAGCACGAAAACATCGTCACTTTAGAAGATATTTATGAGAGCACAACCCACTTCTACCTGGTCATGCAGCT GGTATCTGGGGGAGAGCTGTTTGACCGAATTTTGGAACGGGGCGTTTACACCGAGAAAGACGCAAGTGTGGTGATCCACCAGGTCCTGACAGCAGTGAAGTACCTCCACGAAAACGGAATAGTTCACCGCGACCTGAAG CCTGAAAACCTTCTTTACCTTACTCCTGAAGAGAACTCCAAAATCATGATCACAGACTTCGGCTTGTCTAAAATGGAACAGAATGGCATCATGTCCACTGCCTGTGGGACTCCGGGATATGTTG CCCCTGAAGTCCTCGCCCAAAAACCATACAGCAAAGCTGTAGACTGCTGGTCCATTGGAGTCATCACCTATATTCT GCTGTGCGGGTATCCTCCTTTCTACGAAGAGACTGAATCCAAACTGTTTGAAAAGATTAAGGAAGGCTACTATGAGTTTGAGTCTCCGTTTTGGGACGATATCTCCGAGTCAG CCAAGGATTTCATCAGACATTTACtggagaaaaacccaaacacgaGGTTTACCTGTGAAGAAGCCCTGCGGCACCCATG GATTAATGGAAATACAGCCCTTCACCGTGACATATACCCATCTGTCAGCGCTCAGATTCAGAAAAACTTTGCAAAGAGCAAATGGAGG CAAGCCTTCAACGCCGCAGCCGTCGTGCACCACATGAAGAAGCTCCACATGAACGGTCACGCGGCGGCTGAAAGCACCCTCCCCGTTATACAAGTCTCAGAGGCGTCCAGACCCAACACGCCCACGGTGGGCACCCAACCAGCAACGCCAAACAAAGACAAGGACGCGTCCCTCCCTCTGGTCCCCACAGAGAGCTGCCCAAACCGTCCCACTCAGCTGGAGCAAGACACCGgaatgagagaggaaaagctgCAAAGCCACTCAGATAATGGACCGCTGCCCACGGGCAGCAGCCTGGTCCTGCCGGATAACCATAGCCCACCAACCAGAACTTCTTGTGGCTGCAGTCCAGCCTGCATGGGGCACGAGAAAACAAAGACGTCCTTCTGCTCTGAGACAGTGCTTcttaaaaaatctgcaaaatccCA TCATTTCAAATCAGAAGTTCTTGTTCCAATGAAAACCAGTAAACACTCTTCCCACTGTGGTACTGGGCAAACTGGAGTTTGTTTGATTATGTGA
- the CAMK1G gene encoding calcium/calmodulin-dependent protein kinase type 1G isoform X1: MGRKEEDDSSSWKKQTSNIRKTFIFMEALGSGAFSEVFLVKQRSTGKLFALKCIKKSPLTRDSSLENEIAVLKKIKHENIVTLEDIYESTTHFYLVMQLVSGGELFDRILERGVYTEKDASVVIHQVLTAVKYLHENGIVHRDLKPENLLYLTPEENSKIMITDFGLSKMEQNGIMSTACGTPGYVAPEVLAQKPYSKAVDCWSIGVITYILLCGYPPFYEETESKLFEKIKEGYYEFESPFWDDISESAKDFIRHLLEKNPNTRFTCEEALRHPWINGNTALHRDIYPSVSAQIQKNFAKSKWRQAFNAAAVVHHMKKLHMNGHAAAESTLPVIQVSEASRPNTPTVGTQPATPNKDKDASLPLVPTESCPNRPTQLEQDTGMREEKLQSHSDNGPLPTGSSLVLPDNHSPPTRTSCGCSPACMGHEKTKTSFCSETVLLKKSAKSHSHFKSEVLVPMKTSKHSSHCGTGQTGVCLIM, translated from the exons ATGGGTCGTAAGGAAGAGGATGACAGCAGCTCCTGGAAGAAACAGACGAGCAACATCcgaaaaacattcattttcatggaGGCCCTGGGATC aggtgccttttcagaagttttcctAGTGAAGCAAAGAAGCACTGGCAAGCTCTTTGCTCTGAAATGCATCAAGAAGTCTCCTCTCACAAGGGATAGCAGCTTGGAGAATGAAATTGCAGTGTTGAAAAA AATAAAGCACGAAAACATCGTCACTTTAGAAGATATTTATGAGAGCACAACCCACTTCTACCTGGTCATGCAGCT GGTATCTGGGGGAGAGCTGTTTGACCGAATTTTGGAACGGGGCGTTTACACCGAGAAAGACGCAAGTGTGGTGATCCACCAGGTCCTGACAGCAGTGAAGTACCTCCACGAAAACGGAATAGTTCACCGCGACCTGAAG CCTGAAAACCTTCTTTACCTTACTCCTGAAGAGAACTCCAAAATCATGATCACAGACTTCGGCTTGTCTAAAATGGAACAGAATGGCATCATGTCCACTGCCTGTGGGACTCCGGGATATGTTG CCCCTGAAGTCCTCGCCCAAAAACCATACAGCAAAGCTGTAGACTGCTGGTCCATTGGAGTCATCACCTATATTCT GCTGTGCGGGTATCCTCCTTTCTACGAAGAGACTGAATCCAAACTGTTTGAAAAGATTAAGGAAGGCTACTATGAGTTTGAGTCTCCGTTTTGGGACGATATCTCCGAGTCAG CCAAGGATTTCATCAGACATTTACtggagaaaaacccaaacacgaGGTTTACCTGTGAAGAAGCCCTGCGGCACCCATG GATTAATGGAAATACAGCCCTTCACCGTGACATATACCCATCTGTCAGCGCTCAGATTCAGAAAAACTTTGCAAAGAGCAAATGGAGG CAAGCCTTCAACGCCGCAGCCGTCGTGCACCACATGAAGAAGCTCCACATGAACGGTCACGCGGCGGCTGAAAGCACCCTCCCCGTTATACAAGTCTCAGAGGCGTCCAGACCCAACACGCCCACGGTGGGCACCCAACCAGCAACGCCAAACAAAGACAAGGACGCGTCCCTCCCTCTGGTCCCCACAGAGAGCTGCCCAAACCGTCCCACTCAGCTGGAGCAAGACACCGgaatgagagaggaaaagctgCAAAGCCACTCAGATAATGGACCGCTGCCCACGGGCAGCAGCCTGGTCCTGCCGGATAACCATAGCCCACCAACCAGAACTTCTTGTGGCTGCAGTCCAGCCTGCATGGGGCACGAGAAAACAAAGACGTCCTTCTGCTCTGAGACAGTGCTTcttaaaaaatctgcaaaatccCA CAGTCATTTCAAATCAGAAGTTCTTGTTCCAATGAAAACCAGTAAACACTCTTCCCACTGTGGTACTGGGCAAACTGGAGTTTGTTTGATTATGTGA